In Mytilus edulis chromosome 6, xbMytEdul2.2, whole genome shotgun sequence, the following proteins share a genomic window:
- the LOC139528436 gene encoding glucan endo-1,3-beta-glucosidase A1-like produces MVVTVGSLVIFLSIVHITGGLGSTTFQLVPNGIKVSIPVQGYDRSAIHFNINKPITGIEAGENTHDFFGYDKSGDHWEYTFPVAAKQGDVINYWVWGEKHSLGETLTGQTITLGPMVGMSTTSTVPTTITVPSTTISSTTHLASTSTVISTSSNAPTTNALTTSATKPFVPGSNITTISGSHNSTVLIGGTNASYSTPSVSSSNTTIVPNSNSSNNNSSGHSAFGYSTHSPNHMSGNSSNYMSGNSSNHMSGNSSNHMSGNSSNHMSGNSSHGNMKGSSNSTSVSTSNTGSNNMTSNVQNGTGTANGLHVGTINKGSCCNKDYNCQQYPCLIFDDEFDSLNHCVWEHEITAGGNRDSEFQYYTNNRTNSYVRNGILYIKPTLTSDHYGESFLTSGTLDLWGGFNDEECTSNAYSGCKRTGSVAHPINPIQSARLRSKRGFSFKYGKVEVEAKMPKGDWIWPAIKMLPKWSSYGRWPASGEMDIVETRGNMNYKDSNGVTKAVDSIQSSLHFGPSPQHDKTAKATVEKILTSSTFADNFHKFSIEWDDKHISFSVDGVEILKSEPSQGGFWEMGELNSTGLTNPWHANVGGSTMTPFDQEFYLVLDVAVGGTTFFSDPWMNMPYPKPWRDASDFAVRDFWQARHLWHPTWSPQINNGENAALQINYIKVWKMK; encoded by the exons TCCAAGGTTACGACAGAAGTGCAATACATTTCAATATCAACAAACCGATAACTGGCATTGAAGCTGGAGAAAATACACACGATTTCTTTGGTTATGACAAATCag GTGATCATTGGGAATATACTTTTCCTGTTGCTGCCAAACAAGGAGATGTTATTAATTACTGGGTATGGGGAGAGAAACATTCACTAGGAGAAACATTAACAGGACAGACTATTACTCTTGGGC CAATGGTTGGAATGTCAACAACTTCAACTGTACCAACAACGATAACCGTACCATCAACAACCATATCATCAACTACACACTTAGCATCAACATCAACTGTAATATCAACCTCATCAAACGCCCCTACCACTAACGCCTTGACAACATCTGCCACGAAGCCCTTCGTTCCTGGTTCCAACATTACAACGATATCAGGAAGTCACAACAGCACAGTTTTAATCGGAGGGACAAACGCATCATACTCTACGCCATCGGTATCATCTAGCAATACAACTATTGTACCAAATTCAAATAGCTCAAATAATAACTCAAGTGGACACAGTGCTTTTGGATATTCTACTCATTCTCCAAATCATATGTCTGGAAATTCTTCAAATTATATGTCTGGAAATTCTTCGAATCATATGTCTGGAAATTCTTCAAATCATATGTCTGGAAATTCTTCAAATCATATGTCTGGAAATTCTTCACATGGAAATATGAAGGGAAGTTCAAATAGTACATCAGTATCAACTTCGAATACAGGTTCAAACAACATGACCTCAAACGTTCAAAATGGAACTGGTACGGCTAACGGATTACATGTTGGAACTATAAACAAGGGGTCTTGTTGTAATAAAG ATTACAATTGTCAACAATATCCTTGTCTGATATTTGATGACGAGTTTGATAGTTTGAACCACTGTGTTTGGGAACATGAAATAACAGCTGGTGGTAATAGG GATTCAGAATTTCAATACTACACAAACAACAGGACTAACAGCTATGTCAGGAACGGTATCTTGTATATTAAGCCA ACTTTGACCTCTGACCATTACGGGGAGAGTTTTCTGACATCCGGAACATTGGATCTTTGGG GTGGATTTAATGATGAAGAATGTACCAGTAATGCATATTCCGGATGTAAGAGGACCGGAAGTGTTGCTCATCCAATAAATCCAATTCAGTCGGCTCGTTTACGTAGTAAAAGAGGATTTAGCTTTAAGTATGGGAAAGTTGAAGTCGAGGCCAAAATGCCAAAAGGAGACTGGATATGGCCTG CGATCAAGATGTTGCCGAAGTGGAGTTCCTATGGCAGATGGCCTGCGTCGGGTGAAATGGATATAGTAGAGACAAGAG gaaACATGAATTATAAAGATTCAAATGGAGTAACAAAAGCTGTTGATAGCATTCAAAGTTCTCTTCATTTTGGACCTAGTCCACAACATGATAAAACCGCTAAAGCAACAGTTGAGAA GATATTAACCTCCAGCACTTTTGCAGACAACTTCCATAAATTCTCTATTGAATGGGATGACAAACACATAAG tttttctgttgACGGTGTcgaaattttaaaaagtgaacCAAGTCAAGGTGGTTTTTGGGAAATGGGAGAATTGAACTCAACAGGACTGACAAACCCTTGGCATGCTAATGTTGGAGGATCTACCATGACACCTTTCGATCAGGAG ttttacctCGTTTTGGATGTTGCAGTTGGTGGAACTACTTTTTTTTCAGACCCGTGGATGAATATGCCATATCCCAAACCTTGGCGTGACGCGTCGGATTTCGCTGTTAGAGATTTTTGGCAGGCCAGACATTTGTGGCATCCGACATGGAGTCCACAGATAAACAATGGAGAAAATGCTGCTTTACAAATTAATTATATCAAAGTATGGaagatgaaataa